A genome region from Arachis duranensis cultivar V14167 chromosome 6, aradu.V14167.gnm2.J7QH, whole genome shotgun sequence includes the following:
- the LOC107492042 gene encoding probable aldo-keto reductase 1 isoform X1, with product MGLTGTYNDPLPEDQGISIIKHAFNKGITFFDTADVYGANANELLLAKQALKQLPREKIQIATKFGVLKLDFANLHVKGTPDYVRSCCEASLKRLDVDYIDLYYQHRVDTSVPIEQTMGELKKLVEEKKVKYIGLSEASSDTIRRAHGVHPITAVQIEWSLWTRDIEDEIVPLCRKLGIGIVSYSPLGRGFFGGKGVVETLPSVSSLSAHPRYQAENIEKNKRIYKRTESLAKKYECTTPQLALAWVLQQGNDVVPIPGTTKVKNLDENIGALSVKFTEKELREISEAIPVDDIAGIQHYNEGHAKLSWKFANTPPKDSSVYERN from the exons ATGGGCCTCACTGGAACTTACAATGATCCTCTTCCTGAAGACCAAGGCATCTCCATCATTAAGCATGCATTCAATAAAGGCATCACTTTTTTCGACACTGCTGATGTCTATGGTGCTAATGCTAACGAACTTTTGCTCGCCAAG CAGGCTTTGAAGCAGTTGCCTAGGGAGAAGATTCAGATAGCAACAAAGTTCGGCGTTTTAAAGTTAGACTTTGCTAATTTGCATGTGAAGGGTACACCAGACTATGTGCGGTCATGTTGTGAAGCCAGCTTGAAACGCCTTGACGTTGATTACATTGATCTCTATTATCAGCATAGAGTCGACACATCCGTGCCTATAGAACAAACA ATGGGCGAACTTAAGAAACTGGTTGAGGAGAAAAAAGTGAAATATATAGGGCTATCTGAAGCCAGTAGTGATACAATAAGGAGAGCGCATGGTGTTCATCCTATTACCGCAGTTCAAATAGAGTGGTCTCTTTGGACTCGAGACATCGAGGACGAAATAGTTCCTCTTTGCAG GAAACTTGGTATTGGAATTGTATCTTATAGCCCTCTTGGTCGTGGCTTTTTTGGTGGAAAAGGAGTTGTCGAAACTTTACCTTCTGTTAGCTCCTTG AGTGCTCATCCTCGGTACCAAGCAGAGAACATAGAGAAGAACAAGAGGATATATAAGAGAACAGAAAGCCTTGCAAAGAAGTATGAGTGCACCACTCCTCAGTTGGCATTAGCATGGGTACTCCAACAAGGCAATGATGTTGTGCCTATTCCTG GAACTACTAAAGTCAAGAACTTGGATGAAAACATAGGTGCTTTGTCGGTGAAATTTACTGAGAAGGAGCTAAGGGAAATTTCGGAAGCAATTCCAGTTGATGATATAGCAGGAATTCAGCACTACAATGAAGGGCATGCCAAATTATCTTGGAAGTTTGCTAACACACCTCCAAAAGATTCAAGCGTTTATGAACGTAATTGA
- the LOC107492042 gene encoding probable aldo-keto reductase 1 isoform X2: MGLTGTYNDPLPEDQGISIIKHAFNKGITFFDTADVYGANANELLLAKALKQLPREKIQIATKFGVLKLDFANLHVKGTPDYVRSCCEASLKRLDVDYIDLYYQHRVDTSVPIEQTMGELKKLVEEKKVKYIGLSEASSDTIRRAHGVHPITAVQIEWSLWTRDIEDEIVPLCRKLGIGIVSYSPLGRGFFGGKGVVETLPSVSSLSAHPRYQAENIEKNKRIYKRTESLAKKYECTTPQLALAWVLQQGNDVVPIPGTTKVKNLDENIGALSVKFTEKELREISEAIPVDDIAGIQHYNEGHAKLSWKFANTPPKDSSVYERN; this comes from the exons ATGGGCCTCACTGGAACTTACAATGATCCTCTTCCTGAAGACCAAGGCATCTCCATCATTAAGCATGCATTCAATAAAGGCATCACTTTTTTCGACACTGCTGATGTCTATGGTGCTAATGCTAACGAACTTTTGCTCGCCAAG GCTTTGAAGCAGTTGCCTAGGGAGAAGATTCAGATAGCAACAAAGTTCGGCGTTTTAAAGTTAGACTTTGCTAATTTGCATGTGAAGGGTACACCAGACTATGTGCGGTCATGTTGTGAAGCCAGCTTGAAACGCCTTGACGTTGATTACATTGATCTCTATTATCAGCATAGAGTCGACACATCCGTGCCTATAGAACAAACA ATGGGCGAACTTAAGAAACTGGTTGAGGAGAAAAAAGTGAAATATATAGGGCTATCTGAAGCCAGTAGTGATACAATAAGGAGAGCGCATGGTGTTCATCCTATTACCGCAGTTCAAATAGAGTGGTCTCTTTGGACTCGAGACATCGAGGACGAAATAGTTCCTCTTTGCAG GAAACTTGGTATTGGAATTGTATCTTATAGCCCTCTTGGTCGTGGCTTTTTTGGTGGAAAAGGAGTTGTCGAAACTTTACCTTCTGTTAGCTCCTTG AGTGCTCATCCTCGGTACCAAGCAGAGAACATAGAGAAGAACAAGAGGATATATAAGAGAACAGAAAGCCTTGCAAAGAAGTATGAGTGCACCACTCCTCAGTTGGCATTAGCATGGGTACTCCAACAAGGCAATGATGTTGTGCCTATTCCTG GAACTACTAAAGTCAAGAACTTGGATGAAAACATAGGTGCTTTGTCGGTGAAATTTACTGAGAAGGAGCTAAGGGAAATTTCGGAAGCAATTCCAGTTGATGATATAGCAGGAATTCAGCACTACAATGAAGGGCATGCCAAATTATCTTGGAAGTTTGCTAACACACCTCCAAAAGATTCAAGCGTTTATGAACGTAATTGA